A section of the Verrucomicrobium sp. GAS474 genome encodes:
- a CDS encoding carbohydrate ABC transporter permease, with product MKKHSLPLRFLLLLALAAVGVTMLAPFVWQVGTSLKPLSELDNGSFWPRHWRPDNYRQVLDQIPYVRYYLNSLVVAASVTLLQVLTSATAGYAFSRLHWRGRDKVFLAYLATMMVPGVVTLIPNFALMWKLHLYDTYAGLILPSAFGAFGTFLIRQFMLGIPASLNESARIDGATEWQTFWEIIFPLARPALATLAIFTFMGNYSSFLWPLIMVKGEGLRTLPLGLMFFDSSHGVQTNLLMAASAMAIVPLVIVFLLFQRQIIAGLQSGAVKG from the coding sequence GTGAAAAAGCACTCCCTTCCACTCCGCTTCCTTCTCCTCCTCGCCCTCGCGGCGGTGGGGGTCACCATGCTCGCCCCCTTCGTCTGGCAGGTCGGCACCAGCCTTAAGCCGCTCTCCGAGCTCGACAACGGCTCCTTCTGGCCCCGCCACTGGCGTCCCGACAATTACCGGCAGGTCCTCGACCAGATTCCCTACGTCCGCTATTACCTCAACAGCCTCGTGGTCGCCGCCTCGGTCACCCTGCTCCAGGTCCTCACCAGCGCCACGGCGGGCTACGCCTTCTCCCGCCTCCATTGGCGGGGCCGCGACAAGGTCTTCCTCGCCTACCTCGCCACGATGATGGTCCCCGGGGTGGTGACCCTCATTCCGAACTTCGCGCTGATGTGGAAGCTCCACCTCTACGACACCTACGCGGGCCTCATCCTTCCCAGCGCGTTCGGCGCGTTCGGAACCTTCCTGATCCGCCAGTTCATGCTCGGCATCCCCGCGAGCCTCAACGAATCGGCGCGGATCGACGGCGCGACCGAATGGCAGACGTTCTGGGAGATCATCTTTCCGCTCGCCCGGCCAGCCCTGGCGACCCTCGCGATCTTCACCTTCATGGGGAACTACAGCTCATTCCTCTGGCCGCTGATCATGGTGAAGGGCGAAGGCCTCCGCACGCTGCCGCTCGGCCTGATGTTCTTCGACAGTAGCCACGGAGTGCAGACCAATCTGCTGATGGCCGCCTCGGCCATGGCCATCGTCCCCCTCGTCATCGTCTTCCTCCTTTTCCAACGCCAGATCATCGCCGGCCTCCAGTCGGGCGCGGTGAAAGGCTAA